From Paenibacillus physcomitrellae, the proteins below share one genomic window:
- a CDS encoding NAD-dependent malic enzyme, which yields MRPFRPTEHGKTIETTLRGKDLLSCPMLNKGVAFTLEERRELGLTGLLPPVVMTIEEQVKRVYEQLQNQPDPLHKNIALNDLFHRNVVLFYRLLNEHLNEMLPIAYTPTVGQAIQAYSHEYHRPGGVYLSINEPEEIERAIQNVRDSAGEIDLIVATDSESILGIGDWGIGGINISIGKLAVYTAAAGIDPSRVLAVVLDVGTDNAKLLEDPLYMGNRHARVRGERYERFIDRFIQAAVRTFPDVLLHWEDLGSVNARQILNKYAGSLLTFNDDIQGTGAVALAAVQSACRLTNTPLTGQRVLIFGAGSAGIGIADQICAAMQQQGLTRAEALRRFWAYDRRGLLTESTENVLDYQLPYVRPDAECREWNRNEAGVIPLLEVVRQVKPTILIGTSGVAGAFSELIVREMARHVERPVILPMSNPTALAEAVPADLLAWTEGRALIATGSPFEPAELNGVHYEIAQSNNALVFPGLGLGAIVVKAKRLTPGMFSAASDAIAAFVAQQEELALLPRVDDLRAVSLAVAAAVANQAIAEGMAGDVPQDVEAAIHSAVWPCEYKPIKAMPEPVTV from the coding sequence ATGCGGCCGTTTAGACCCACCGAACATGGAAAAACGATTGAAACAACTTTAAGAGGCAAAGACCTGCTCTCCTGCCCCATGCTGAACAAAGGGGTTGCCTTCACGCTGGAAGAGCGCAGGGAGCTGGGGCTTACCGGCCTGCTGCCGCCTGTGGTGATGACGATTGAGGAGCAGGTCAAGCGGGTGTACGAACAGCTTCAAAACCAGCCGGATCCTTTACATAAAAATATCGCCTTAAACGATTTGTTTCACCGGAATGTCGTTTTGTTTTACCGTCTGCTGAACGAGCATCTAAACGAGATGCTGCCGATCGCGTATACGCCAACCGTGGGGCAGGCGATCCAGGCCTACAGTCATGAATACCACCGGCCGGGCGGCGTCTATTTGTCCATTAATGAACCGGAAGAGATCGAAAGAGCCATTCAGAACGTGCGCGATTCTGCAGGAGAAATAGATTTGATCGTCGCAACGGATTCGGAAAGCATCTTGGGCATAGGCGACTGGGGCATTGGGGGAATCAACATTTCCATAGGCAAGCTGGCCGTATACACAGCGGCTGCAGGTATAGATCCAAGCCGGGTGCTTGCCGTTGTGCTTGACGTCGGCACGGATAATGCCAAGCTGCTCGAAGATCCTTTATACATGGGCAACCGCCACGCCCGTGTACGCGGTGAAAGATATGAACGGTTTATCGACCGGTTTATCCAGGCAGCTGTGCGGACCTTCCCGGATGTGCTGCTGCACTGGGAGGATCTGGGCAGCGTAAATGCCCGGCAGATTTTGAACAAATATGCCGGCAGCCTGCTCACCTTCAACGACGATATCCAGGGGACGGGCGCTGTTGCCCTGGCTGCCGTCCAGTCGGCCTGCAGGCTGACGAATACGCCGCTGACCGGGCAGCGCGTGCTGATCTTTGGAGCCGGCTCGGCGGGCATCGGCATTGCCGATCAGATTTGCGCCGCCATGCAGCAGCAGGGCTTAACCCGAGCGGAGGCGCTGAGACGCTTCTGGGCTTACGATCGGCGGGGGCTGCTGACGGAGAGCACCGAGAATGTGCTGGATTATCAGCTGCCTTACGTGCGCCCGGATGCGGAATGCCGGGAATGGAACCGGAATGAAGCCGGCGTCATTCCGCTGCTTGAGGTCGTCCGGCAGGTGAAGCCGACGATCCTGATCGGCACCTCCGGCGTGGCCGGCGCTTTCTCGGAATTGATCGTGCGGGAAATGGCCCGGCATGTGGAGCGGCCGGTGATCCTGCCGATGTCCAATCCGACGGCTCTTGCCGAGGCGGTGCCGGCAGATCTGCTCGCCTGGACCGAAGGGCGGGCCTTAATCGCTACGGGCAGCCCGTTCGAGCCAGCTGAGCTGAACGGCGTCCATTACGAAATCGCCCAATCCAATAATGCTTTAGTTTTCCCTGGCCTTGGACTCGGGGCCATCGTGGTGAAGGCCAAACGTCTGACGCCGGGCATGTTCAGTGCAGCGTCTGACGCTATAGCTGCGTTTGTTGCACAGCAAGAGGAGCTCGCGCTGCTTCCGCGTGTCGACGACCTTCGGGCCGTCTCCCTGGCGGTAGCAGCAGCCGTGGCCAATCAGGCCATCGCAGAAGGTATGGCCGGGGATGTCCCGCAGGATGTGGAAGCAGCTATACACAGCGCCGTATGGCCGTGCGAATATAAGCCAATCAAGGCGATGCCGGAGCCTGTTACGGTATAA
- a CDS encoding PadR family transcriptional regulator: MPIKLAILGLLMEKNMHPYEIRTIMKDRALDQNTKIQIGSLYYAVEQLAKQAYIEAVEVIKSDNRPDKTVYQITDKGKAYFEKLLLSMLEEIEPIHTPIKMALAFAWKGDQAKMADVLKKRVVEAEHQVNYLYELYQEHIGVVPRSVLHLMAGNYEHAKTELKWLKRLYQDAHEGRLAEIAPASILEDEE; this comes from the coding sequence ATGCCGATCAAACTGGCTATTCTAGGACTGCTGATGGAGAAAAACATGCACCCCTACGAAATCCGCACGATCATGAAAGACCGGGCGCTGGATCAGAACACCAAAATTCAGATCGGCTCCCTCTATTACGCTGTAGAGCAGTTAGCCAAACAGGCGTATATCGAAGCGGTAGAAGTCATTAAAAGCGATAACCGCCCGGACAAAACCGTCTATCAGATTACGGATAAAGGCAAAGCTTATTTTGAAAAGCTGCTGCTCAGCATGCTGGAGGAAATCGAGCCGATTCATACGCCGATCAAGATGGCGCTTGCTTTCGCCTGGAAAGGCGATCAGGCTAAAATGGCGGACGTGCTGAAGAAAAGGGTTGTTGAAGCGGAGCACCAGGTCAATTATCTGTATGAGCTTTACCAGGAGCATATCGGCGTCGTTCCCCGCAGTGTCCTTCATTTGATGGCAGGTAATTATGAGCATGCCAAAACGGAGCTTAAATGGCTGAAACGGCTGTATCAGGACGCGCATGAGGGACGTCTGGCCGAAATTGCCCCGGCCTCGATTCTGGAAGACGAGGAATAA
- a CDS encoding chromate transporter, with amino-acid sequence MTTKMKDKLVLLWQLFWIFFKIGPSTFGGGYAMMAVIEREIVVKKNWMDEQEMSDLLSIAGSAPGGVGVNASAFIGYRLGKVPGAVAAVLGITLPTFLIIYALSFFYSQLKDVPKIQAAFKGINGAVIGLIAVAAYKMGKNALFDRTTLVVAAGSLTLLLLTGWNPIFMIMIGLVLGIVIIRVKKWLGLKVITEKDTPAGKSDQGVIEYYI; translated from the coding sequence ATGACAACAAAAATGAAAGATAAGCTGGTCCTGCTTTGGCAACTATTCTGGATCTTTTTTAAGATCGGCCCTTCGACCTTTGGAGGGGGTTACGCCATGATGGCCGTTATTGAACGTGAAATCGTCGTAAAAAAGAATTGGATGGACGAACAGGAGATGAGCGATCTGCTGTCGATTGCAGGCTCCGCTCCGGGAGGTGTCGGCGTCAACGCTTCAGCTTTTATAGGTTACCGGCTGGGTAAAGTCCCCGGTGCGGTTGCCGCCGTATTGGGCATCACCCTTCCTACCTTCCTGATTATTTATGCACTCAGCTTTTTTTATTCCCAGCTTAAAGACGTGCCGAAAATCCAGGCTGCCTTTAAAGGCATTAACGGCGCCGTTATCGGCCTGATCGCGGTTGCCGCTTACAAAATGGGCAAAAACGCGCTGTTTGACCGCACTACGCTTGTTGTAGCCGCCGGGTCGCTTACGCTGCTGCTGCTGACCGGCTGGAATCCTATTTTTATGATCATGATCGGGCTGGTGCTTGGCATCGTCATTATCCGCGTCAAGAAGTGGCTCGGGCTGAAGGTCATAACAGAAAAAGACACCCCGGCCGGGAAATCCGACCAAGGTGTCATTGAATATTACATCTAG
- a CDS encoding MDR family MFS transporter: MIQSNPRSLRFIVAGLLLGILMAAMDNTIVTTAMGTIVSDLGGMEQFVWVTSAYMVAVMAGTPIFGKLSDMYGRKRFYVFGIVVFLLGSILCGLATSITQLSLFRVIQGIGGGALMPIAFTIIFDIFPPKSRGKATGLFGAVFGLSSIVGPLLGAFITDHLGWNWVFYINVPVGIVSFILIMGFYKESPSHMKQKIDWFGAITLVGAIVCLMFGLELGGDTYAWNSAQIIGLFAGFAALLIAFLLIERKASEPIISFEMFKVRLFAASNAVALFYGAVFIVATVYIPIFVQGVYGGSATNSGLILMPMMIGSVIGAQSGGLLSTRLSFRNIMLISIVFFIAGMILLGTLNSDSSRALLTVYSIITGIGVGFSFSTLNLASIHHFEMRQRGSATSTITFMRSLGMTVGITIFGIIQRNLLTGQMSKAFAGSGQDAASFGNPQNALTPENRKLIPEAVLNKISDAMATSIAHTFLWSLIAVALAALFIVLMPKDRVQVDKKASAGKPAAQISGE; this comes from the coding sequence ATGATTCAAAGCAATCCAAGAAGTCTCCGGTTTATCGTGGCCGGTTTGCTGCTGGGCATTTTGATGGCGGCAATGGACAACACGATCGTAACTACCGCAATGGGAACCATTGTATCCGACCTGGGCGGTATGGAACAATTTGTATGGGTAACCTCCGCTTATATGGTAGCCGTAATGGCCGGTACCCCTATCTTCGGTAAATTATCCGACATGTATGGACGCAAACGTTTCTACGTCTTTGGCATCGTCGTTTTTCTGCTCGGTTCGATTCTGTGCGGCCTTGCCACCAGCATTACGCAGCTCAGCTTGTTCCGGGTCATTCAAGGTATTGGAGGCGGCGCTTTGATGCCGATCGCCTTCACGATTATTTTTGACATCTTCCCGCCTAAATCCCGTGGTAAAGCTACAGGCCTGTTCGGCGCGGTATTCGGATTGTCCAGCATTGTAGGCCCGCTTCTGGGGGCATTTATTACAGATCACCTGGGCTGGAACTGGGTGTTTTACATCAACGTTCCCGTCGGAATCGTATCCTTTATCCTGATTATGGGCTTCTACAAAGAGTCTCCATCCCATATGAAGCAGAAGATTGATTGGTTCGGCGCGATTACGCTGGTGGGAGCCATCGTCTGCCTGATGTTCGGGCTTGAGCTGGGCGGCGACACCTATGCCTGGAATTCTGCGCAAATTATCGGTTTGTTCGCCGGATTTGCCGCCTTGCTGATCGCGTTCCTGCTGATCGAACGGAAGGCTTCCGAGCCGATCATTTCTTTCGAAATGTTCAAGGTCCGGCTGTTTGCGGCCAGCAACGCCGTTGCTCTTTTTTATGGAGCTGTGTTTATTGTCGCAACGGTTTATATTCCAATCTTCGTGCAGGGAGTTTACGGCGGTTCGGCCACCAACTCCGGACTGATCCTGATGCCGATGATGATCGGCTCGGTCATCGGTGCGCAATCCGGCGGCCTGTTGTCCACCCGCCTCTCGTTCCGGAATATCATGCTGATTTCGATCGTCTTTTTTATTGCCGGCATGATTCTGCTCGGCACCCTGAATTCGGATTCCTCGCGGGCTTTATTGACCGTTTATAGCATTATCACCGGTATCGGAGTTGGTTTCTCCTTCTCCACCCTGAACCTTGCCAGCATTCATCATTTCGAAATGCGCCAGCGCGGTTCGGCTACGTCCACGATTACGTTCATGCGTTCTCTGGGCATGACAGTGGGCATTACGATCTTCGGTATTATCCAGCGCAACCTGCTCACCGGTCAAATGTCGAAAGCTTTTGCCGGCAGCGGGCAGGATGCCGCTTCGTTCGGCAATCCGCAGAACGCCTTGACACCGGAGAACCGCAAGCTGATTCCTGAAGCCGTGCTGAACAAAATTTCTGACGCTATGGCAACTTCCATCGCCCATACGTTCTTATGGTCGCTTATTGCTGTGGCATTGGCCGCTCTGTTTATCGTGCTTATGCCGAAAGACCGGGTTCAGGTGGATAAAAAAGCCTCGGCTGGCAAGCCGGCAGCCCAAATCTCCGGAGAATAG
- a CDS encoding Gfo/Idh/MocA family protein, translating to MIRFGIIGTNWITDRFIEAATEAEGFVLSAVYSRTLEKAQAFAEKHNIPNLYTDLNMLLESDTIDAVYIASPNSLHASQAIAAMNHGKHVLCEKPAASNVREVKAMIEAAKANNVVFMEALKTTLLPNFRTIRDNLNKIGPIRRYIANFCQYSSRYDAYKEGEILNAFKPEFSNGALMDLGIYGIYPMVTLFGKPSTVKATGYMLESGVDGEGTLIASYPEMDAVVMYSKITDSALPSEIQGELGSIVIDKLSEPHHVVIRYRDGHEEDISIPTALPTMTYETVEFMKMIRQGSIESTVNSHDRTLISAEIMDEARRQLGLVYPADQTGMY from the coding sequence ATGATTCGTTTCGGCATCATTGGAACCAACTGGATTACCGACCGGTTCATTGAGGCGGCGACTGAAGCCGAAGGTTTTGTCCTTTCGGCCGTTTATTCCCGGACTCTAGAGAAAGCGCAGGCTTTTGCCGAGAAACACAATATTCCTAATCTTTACACGGATCTGAATATGCTCCTGGAAAGCGATACCATAGACGCTGTATATATTGCCAGTCCCAATTCTCTTCATGCGAGCCAGGCGATCGCGGCCATGAATCACGGCAAACATGTGCTCTGTGAGAAACCTGCGGCTTCAAACGTACGGGAAGTCAAAGCCATGATTGAAGCGGCTAAAGCGAACAACGTTGTTTTTATGGAAGCCCTGAAAACAACCCTGCTGCCGAATTTCCGGACCATCCGCGACAATCTGAACAAGATCGGCCCGATCCGCCGCTATATCGCGAATTTCTGTCAATACTCCTCCCGGTACGATGCTTACAAGGAGGGCGAAATTCTGAACGCCTTTAAACCGGAATTCTCTAACGGAGCGTTAATGGATCTGGGGATCTACGGCATCTATCCGATGGTGACGCTGTTTGGCAAGCCATCTACCGTCAAAGCGACCGGATATATGCTGGAATCAGGTGTAGACGGCGAAGGCACCCTGATTGCCTCTTATCCGGAGATGGATGCGGTTGTCATGTATTCCAAAATTACCGACTCCGCCCTCCCCTCCGAAATCCAAGGTGAGCTTGGCTCAATCGTGATCGACAAACTGAGCGAACCTCACCATGTCGTGATCCGTTACCGGGACGGCCATGAGGAGGATATTTCGATCCCTACCGCTTTGCCTACGATGACCTATGAGACGGTTGAGTTTATGAAAATGATCCGCCAGGGCTCCATCGAATCCACCGTCAACAGCCACGATCGGACTTTAATCTCGGCTGAAATTATGGATGAAGCCCGCAGGCAGCTTGGGCTCGTCTATCCGGCGGACCAAACGGGCATGTATTAA
- a CDS encoding phosphatidylinositol kinase — translation METTNYQQVCWSCMNKYVGITTTDGQTHDGFIAHVDDNYVTLAIPTNDMVNSMNGMPANEATYRQFGYYPGFFPRRRFVRRPIPLAGIASLFLLPFFI, via the coding sequence ATGGAAACAACCAATTACCAACAAGTATGCTGGAGCTGCATGAATAAGTACGTCGGAATTACTACCACGGACGGTCAAACGCATGACGGGTTTATTGCCCATGTCGATGACAATTACGTCACGCTGGCTATTCCTACAAATGATATGGTTAACAGCATGAACGGGATGCCGGCAAATGAAGCTACTTATAGACAATTCGGTTACTACCCTGGATTTTTCCCAAGACGCCGCTTTGTCCGCAGACCGATTCCTCTGGCCGGAATTGCTTCTTTGTTCCTGCTTCCTTTTTTCATCTGA
- a CDS encoding pyrimidine-nucleoside phosphorylase produces MRMVDLIEKKRDGGELLTEEINYIIEGYTRGEIPDYQVSALAMAIFFQDMNERERADLTMAMVHSGDVIDLSAIEGVKVDKHSTGGVGDTTTLVLAPLVAALDIPVAKMSGRGLGHTGGTIDKLESIPGFHTEISTEEFADLVNRFKIAVVGQSGNLTPADKKLYALRDVTATVNSIPLIASSIMSKKIAAGSDAIVLDVKTGSGAFMKTAEDAAELAQAMVRIGNNVGRKTMAVISDMSQPLGRAIGNALEVQEAIDALKGQGPEDLEELCLALGRQMVYLAGKAASLEEAEEKLREAIRSGAALEKFKQFIANQGGDPSVVDHPEKLPQAAFKIEVPAKENGVVAEIIADGIGTAAMWLGAGRATKESEIDLAVGLMLNKKIGDAVKAGESLVTIHANTEDVEAVKAKIYECIRVADHADAPVLVHGIVTE; encoded by the coding sequence ATGAGAATGGTAGATTTGATTGAGAAGAAACGGGACGGCGGCGAGCTGCTGACTGAAGAAATTAACTATATTATTGAAGGTTATACCCGCGGGGAAATTCCGGATTATCAGGTCAGCGCTTTGGCGATGGCGATCTTTTTCCAAGATATGAACGAACGCGAACGTGCGGATTTGACGATGGCGATGGTGCATTCCGGCGATGTGATCGACCTGTCTGCCATTGAAGGCGTGAAGGTGGACAAGCATTCCACGGGCGGCGTGGGCGATACGACCACTTTGGTGCTGGCTCCGCTTGTGGCCGCCCTGGATATTCCTGTGGCAAAAATGTCCGGCCGCGGCCTTGGCCATACCGGCGGAACGATCGACAAGCTGGAATCGATTCCGGGCTTTCATACGGAAATCAGCACGGAAGAGTTCGCTGATCTCGTCAACCGGTTTAAAATCGCCGTTGTCGGTCAGTCGGGCAATCTGACACCTGCGGATAAAAAGCTGTACGCCTTGCGGGATGTTACTGCAACCGTTAACTCAATTCCGCTGATCGCCAGCTCGATCATGAGTAAAAAGATCGCCGCAGGCTCCGATGCCATCGTACTCGACGTCAAAACCGGCTCCGGCGCTTTCATGAAAACGGCGGAGGATGCCGCCGAGCTGGCGCAGGCTATGGTGCGGATCGGCAACAACGTCGGCCGCAAAACGATGGCGGTGATCTCCGACATGAGCCAGCCGCTGGGCCGGGCAATCGGCAATGCGCTGGAAGTGCAGGAGGCGATCGACGCCTTGAAAGGGCAAGGTCCCGAGGATCTCGAGGAGCTGTGCCTGGCTTTGGGGCGCCAAATGGTTTATTTGGCGGGCAAAGCCGCTTCGCTGGAGGAAGCGGAGGAGAAGCTGCGCGAAGCGATCCGCAGCGGCGCCGCGCTGGAGAAGTTCAAGCAGTTTATCGCCAACCAGGGCGGAGACCCTTCCGTCGTCGACCATCCGGAGAAGCTGCCGCAGGCCGCTTTCAAGATTGAAGTGCCGGCTAAGGAAAACGGCGTTGTAGCGGAAATCATCGCGGACGGGATCGGCACAGCCGCGATGTGGCTGGGCGCGGGCCGCGCGACAAAGGAATCGGAAATCGACCTGGCTGTCGGTCTGATGCTGAACAAGAAGATCGGCGATGCGGTTAAAGCCGGCGAATCGCTGGTTACGATCCACGCGAACACGGAAGATGTGGAGGCGGTTAAAGCCAAAATTTACGAATGTATCCGCGTGGCGGATCACGCCGATGCGCCGGTGCTGGTGCACGGCATCGTAACGGAATAA
- the deoD gene encoding purine-nucleoside phosphorylase has translation MSVHIAAKAGDIAETILLPGDPLRAKFIAETYLSDVTCYNEVRGMLGFTGTYQGKRVSVQGTGMGTPSIAIYVNELIREYGVKNLIRVGTCGGMQEHVHVRDVILAQAACTDSSMNRHVFGGYDFAPIASFELLKSAYERGVEKGLNMHVGNIFSSDMFYRDDTSVTQLLMKYGVLGVEMETTALYTLAAKYGVNALTILTVSDHLLTGEETTSEERQTTFKEMMEVALDTAIHL, from the coding sequence ATGAGTGTACATATCGCAGCCAAAGCGGGAGATATTGCGGAGACAATTCTGCTGCCGGGAGATCCGCTCCGTGCGAAGTTTATCGCAGAAACCTATCTGAGCGACGTTACCTGCTACAATGAAGTCCGTGGCATGCTCGGGTTCACAGGCACTTATCAAGGGAAAAGAGTGTCCGTTCAAGGGACAGGCATGGGGACTCCGTCCATCGCGATTTATGTAAATGAGCTGATTCGTGAATACGGCGTAAAAAATCTTATCCGCGTTGGCACGTGCGGCGGAATGCAGGAGCATGTTCATGTGCGCGACGTCATTCTGGCTCAGGCAGCCTGCACGGATTCCAGCATGAACCGTCATGTGTTCGGCGGCTATGATTTTGCGCCGATTGCAAGCTTTGAGCTGCTTAAATCCGCTTACGAACGCGGCGTGGAGAAAGGGCTCAACATGCATGTCGGCAATATTTTCAGCTCGGATATGTTCTACCGCGATGACACTTCCGTAACTCAGCTGCTGATGAAATACGGCGTGCTTGGCGTGGAAATGGAAACAACGGCGCTTTATACGCTGGCTGCCAAATACGGCGTAAACGCCTTGACGATTTTGACGGTCAGTGACCACCTGCTGACAGGGGAAGAAACGACCTCCGAAGAACGCCAGACCACGTTTAAAGAAATGATGGAAGTGGCGCTGGATACGGCTATTCATTTGTAG
- a CDS encoding chromate transporter, which translates to MLFWQLFISFLKIGFMSFGGGYAVISMIQYETHRYGWLSDEEFQRTVALSGMSPGSIATNSATLIGYHIAGLPGAIVATAGIILPSLLIVILIAAFFFKLNSNPWVKSSFYGLRPVITGLILYAAIHFGFPDPSRNIINWTTLATLLIGAASFLAVIKYKVHPLKIILVSACAGIVLF; encoded by the coding sequence GTGTTATTCTGGCAGCTGTTTATTTCCTTTCTCAAAATCGGCTTTATGTCCTTTGGAGGCGGCTACGCCGTTATTTCCATGATTCAATACGAAACTCACCGTTACGGCTGGCTGTCTGATGAAGAATTTCAGCGGACCGTAGCGCTTTCCGGGATGTCGCCCGGTTCAATTGCTACCAACAGCGCCACCCTGATCGGTTATCATATTGCCGGACTGCCTGGTGCGATTGTCGCAACGGCCGGCATCATTTTACCTTCCCTGCTTATCGTGATTTTGATCGCGGCCTTTTTCTTTAAGCTCAATTCCAACCCCTGGGTCAAATCCTCTTTCTACGGCTTGCGTCCGGTCATTACGGGGCTGATTCTGTACGCGGCGATCCATTTTGGTTTCCCGGACCCGTCGAGAAATATCATCAACTGGACCACTCTGGCGACTTTGCTGATTGGCGCAGCCTCATTCCTCGCGGTGATCAAATACAAGGTTCATCCGTTAAAAATCATTCTGGTTTCCGCCTGCGCCGGCATCGTTTTGTTTTAG
- a CDS encoding ROK family protein has product MSKTSLFAPTTKKMVYDRIARQNDISKAELLEEFKLTSSSLTRMLEELVEDSWIFEAGFGQSTGGRKPILYRINPLRRVIFGLEISRLSSSLGLYDLNLTPLAYHKWPMDETMTPERLVEVIGESAAEMLKEHGLDQSQVEGMGIGAVGPLDRKAGIILNPEYFPAKGWENVPICQWMETRTGIKAILENGANAALIGEHWALRDDKVQHMLYVHAGTGLRSAMMSNGRLVHGAVDMEGSIGQMIIQTDGPRLHDTGNYGALEAFASVQALEKQVRVQQKLGAGRLAELGFPEEGLQQPDKIHFDLLVQALHQGYPVIRDLFEQSAAYLGVGLANLINILHPEIVILGGALISAHSSYYDKAIAVARDKIYYVAQYQPQFSKGNLQENAVSTGAAILVFDQIRI; this is encoded by the coding sequence ATGAGTAAAACAAGCCTGTTTGCGCCGACAACCAAAAAGATGGTTTATGACCGGATCGCCCGGCAGAACGATATCTCGAAAGCGGAGCTGCTGGAGGAATTTAAGCTGACCAGCAGCAGTCTGACCCGAATGCTCGAAGAGCTTGTGGAAGACAGCTGGATTTTCGAGGCCGGATTCGGGCAATCGACTGGCGGAAGGAAACCGATTCTTTACCGGATCAATCCCTTGCGCCGGGTAATTTTTGGACTGGAAATTTCACGGCTGTCCTCGTCGCTGGGGCTTTATGATTTGAACCTGACTCCGCTGGCGTATCACAAGTGGCCGATGGACGAAACGATGACGCCGGAGCGGCTGGTCGAGGTGATCGGGGAAAGCGCTGCAGAGATGCTGAAAGAACACGGCCTGGATCAAAGCCAGGTCGAAGGTATGGGGATCGGGGCAGTCGGCCCGCTCGACAGGAAGGCCGGGATCATCCTGAATCCGGAATATTTTCCGGCTAAAGGGTGGGAGAACGTGCCGATCTGTCAATGGATGGAGACAAGGACCGGGATCAAAGCGATCCTGGAAAATGGAGCGAATGCAGCCTTAATCGGCGAGCATTGGGCTTTGCGGGATGATAAGGTCCAGCATATGCTGTACGTCCATGCCGGGACAGGCCTTCGTTCAGCGATGATGTCGAACGGGCGGCTGGTTCACGGAGCGGTAGACATGGAAGGTTCAATCGGCCAGATGATCATTCAAACGGACGGTCCGCGGCTTCACGACACGGGAAATTACGGGGCGCTGGAGGCCTTTGCCTCCGTGCAGGCTTTGGAGAAGCAGGTTCGGGTTCAGCAGAAATTGGGGGCAGGCCGTTTGGCAGAGCTTGGTTTCCCGGAGGAAGGGCTGCAGCAGCCAGATAAAATCCATTTTGATCTGCTGGTCCAGGCGCTTCATCAGGGCTATCCGGTTATTCGGGATCTCTTTGAGCAATCGGCGGCTTATTTGGGAGTAGGGCTTGCTAACCTAATCAATATTCTTCATCCGGAAATCGTGATCCTCGGCGGGGCACTCATTAGCGCCCATTCCAGTTATTATGACAAGGCTATTGCTGTCGCCCGGGACAAGATCTATTATGTTGCGCAGTATCAGCCCCAATTCTCCAAAGGGAACCTTCAGGAAAATGCGGTCTCGACAGGGGCGGCCATTCTGGTGTTTGACCAGATTCGGATCTGA
- a CDS encoding glycine betaine ABC transporter substrate-binding protein: protein MKFKKLKFRSVGLLAVSVVLAAGLAACNPDRNGASGTNNNAAEGGNAGATANIGDQVKHQIIGIDPGAGIMKATAQAIQDYGLDNWTLVEGSGAAMTAALDKAIKNEDPIIITGWTPHWMFSKYDLKYLEDPKKVYGEAEEIHTIARKGLKEDEPTAYEFLDRFAWTDKQMGEIMTAIQEGQEPEAAAKAWADANEDAIAPWIEGLKPVDGKPLKLAYVAWDSEIASTNLLKYVLESKLGYKVTALQVEAGPMWTGIANGDADASVAAWLPLTHADYWNQFKDQLEDLGANMTGVKTGLVVPSYMDISSIEDLKDK, encoded by the coding sequence ATGAAATTCAAGAAGCTGAAGTTCAGAAGTGTAGGTTTGCTGGCTGTTTCGGTTGTACTTGCAGCGGGACTTGCTGCCTGTAATCCGGATCGCAACGGCGCATCGGGAACGAACAACAACGCTGCCGAAGGAGGAAATGCCGGCGCTACAGCTAACATTGGAGATCAGGTGAAGCATCAGATTATCGGGATCGATCCGGGCGCAGGCATCATGAAAGCTACGGCTCAGGCTATTCAAGACTACGGCTTGGATAACTGGACACTGGTTGAAGGTTCCGGTGCCGCTATGACGGCTGCGTTAGACAAAGCGATTAAGAATGAGGACCCTATCATCATCACCGGCTGGACGCCGCATTGGATGTTCTCCAAATACGATTTGAAGTATCTCGAGGATCCGAAGAAAGTCTACGGCGAAGCCGAAGAAATTCATACGATCGCCCGTAAAGGTCTCAAAGAAGACGAGCCGACGGCTTATGAATTCCTGGACCGTTTTGCCTGGACCGACAAGCAGATGGGTGAAATCATGACGGCGATCCAGGAAGGCCAGGAGCCGGAAGCTGCTGCCAAAGCTTGGGCGGACGCTAATGAAGATGCCATTGCTCCTTGGATCGAAGGATTGAAACCTGTAGACGGCAAACCGCTTAAGCTGGCTTATGTGGCTTGGGATTCGGAGATTGCCAGCACGAATTTGCTGAAATATGTGCTTGAAAGCAAACTGGGCTATAAAGTAACCGCGCTGCAGGTTGAAGCAGGCCCGATGTGGACTGGCATAGCGAACGGCGATGCCGATGCTTCGGTAGCTGCATGGCTGCCTTTGACACATGCGGACTACTGGAACCAGTTTAAAGACCAGCTGGAAGACCTGGGAGCCAACATGACCGGCGTGAAGACAGGTTTGGTTGTACCGTCTTATATGGACATTAGCTCCATCGAGGATTTGAAGGATAAATAA